Proteins encoded together in one Onychomys torridus chromosome 1, mOncTor1.1, whole genome shotgun sequence window:
- the Kirrel2 gene encoding kin of IRRE-like protein 2 yields MLGPALLVLLCCFRGLAGPSPHFLQQPEDLVVLLGEEARLPCALGAYRGLVQWTKDGLALGGERDLPGWSRYWISGNAASGQHDLHIKPVELEDEATYECQASQAGLRSRPAQLRVMVPPEPPQVLGGPAVSLVAGVPGNLTCRSRGDAQPAPELLWFRDGIRLDGTTFHQTTMKDKTTGTVENTLFLTPSSHDDGATLICRARSQALPTGKDTAVTLILQYPPVVTLSAEPQTVQEGEKVTFRCQATAQPPVTGYRWAKGGSPVLGARGPRLEVVADVTFLTEPVSCEVSNAVGSANRSTALEVLYGPILQAKPKPVSVDIGKDASFSCAWRGNPLPRITWTRLGSSQVLSSGPTLHLPSAALEDAGDYVCRAEPQRSGLGGGTAQARLTVNAPPVVTAPHPAPAFLRGPARLQCVVFASPAPDSVVWSWDEGFLEAGSLGRFLVEAFSAPEVEGGHGPGLISVLHISGTQESDFTRAFNCTARNRLGEGRAQVHLSRRESPQITLASCPALNPTAFLPVPSSSVTPLTPAQRLWRPYAHPSLVS; encoded by the exons ATGCTGGGGCCCGCCCTCCTCGTCCTCCTCTGTTGCTTCAGAGGACTTGCAG GCCCATCGCCCCATTTCCTGCAACAGCCAGAAGACTTGGTGGTGTTGCTGGGGGAGGAAGCCCGGCTACCCTGTGCTCTGGGCGCTTACCGGGGGCTCGTGCAGTGGACTAAGGATGGGCTGGCTCTAGGGGGCGAAAGAGACCTTCCAG GGTGGTCCCGGTACTGGATATCAGGGAATGCAGCCAGTGGCCAGCATGACCTCCACATTAAGCCTGTGGAACTGGAAGATGAAGCAACATATGAGTGCCAGGCTTCACAAGCGGGCCTCAGATCACGGCCTGCCCAGCTGCGTGTGATGG TCCCTCCAGAACCCCCTCAGGTACTAGGCGGCCCCGCAGTGTCTCTGGTTGCTGGAGTTCCTGGGAATCTGACCTGTCGGAGTCGAGGGGATGCCCAACCTGCCCCTGAACTGCTGTGGTTCCGAGATGGGATCCGGCTGGATGGGACCACCTTCCACCAG ACCACAATGAAGGACAAGACCACTGGGACAGTGGAAAACACCTTATTCCTGACCCCTTCCAGTCACGATGATGGAGCCACCTTGATCTGCAGAGCCCGGAGCCAGGCCCTGCCCACAGGGAAGGACACAGCCGTTACATTGATCCTGCAGT ATCCCCCAGTGGTGACTCTGTCTGCTGAGCCCCAGACTGTGCAGGAGGGGGAGAAGGTGACTTTCCGGTGTCAAGCCACTGCCCAGCCTCCTGTCACCGGTTACAG GTGGGCAAAGGGGGGATCCCCTGTGCTCGGGGCACGTGGGCCAAGGCTGGAGGTCGTAGCAGACGTCACGTTCCTGACTGAGCCAGTGTCCTGCGAGGTCAGCAATGCGGTGGGAAGCGCTAACCGAAGCACCGCGCTGGAAGTGCTGT atgGACCTATTCTGCAGGCAAAACCAAAGCCCGTGTCCGTGGACATAGGGAAAGACGCCTCCTTCAGCTGTGCCTGGCGAGGGAACCCACTTCCACGGATTACTTGGACCCGCCTCGGTAGCTCTCAG GTGCTGAGCTCGGGACCCACGCTGCATCTTCCATCCGCGGCGCTGGAGGATGCGGGTGACTATGTGTGCAGGGCTGAGCCGCAGCGCTCAGGTCTGGGAGGCGGCACAGCGCAGGCGAGGTTGACAGTGAATG CTCCCCCAGTAGTGACGGCCCCCCACCCGGCGCCAGCCTTCCTGAGGGGCCCTGCTCGCCTCCAGTGTGTGGTGTTTGCTTCTCCTGCCCCGGATTCCGTG GTTTGGTCTTGGGACGAGGGCTTCCTGGAGGCAGGTTCACTAGGCAGGTTCCTGGTGGAAGCCTTCTCAGCCCCGGAAGTGGAGGGAGGACACGGCCCAGGCCTTATTTCTGTGCTACACATTTCCGGGACCCAGGAGTCCGACTTTACCAGGGCCTTCAACTGCACTGCCAGGAACCGCCTGGGTGAGGGCCGAGCACAGGTCCACCTGAGCCGTAGAG AAAGCCCCCAAATTACCTTggcctcctgccctgccctgaaCCCTACAGCGTTCCTTCCTGTGCCTTCCTCCTCTGTAACCCCTCTCACTCCTGcccagaggctgtggaggccTTATGCTCACCCCAGCCTGGTCTCCTAG
- the Nfkbid gene encoding NF-kappa-B inhibitor delta translates to MRGCRIYGMHGQDVSRTERSHCPTQTVKKLLEEQRRRQQQPEAGGVPGHFSPPLAQPLNPSVNEAEAGHTHFPTFQETVDSGPGNLAPPSGFPDWDPSTHATYTDGCCPYSAAESFLTPDFYPPSDPGRSGPFPLGMEDSLDTRLYTEHSLSQVGSWRVSSLPSGSPQLPPSTVPSLETARAHVLALGPQQLLAQDEEGDTLLHLFAARGLRWAAYAVAEVLQMYRQLDIREHKGKTPLLVAAAANQPLIVEDLLSLGAEANATDHQGRSVLHVAATYGLPGVLSAVFKSGIQVDLEARDFEGLTPLHTAILALNAATPTSSVCPRIMSPQARDRLTCVQMLLQMGASHTSQEIKSNKTILHLAVQAANPTLVQLLLGLPRGDLRAFVNMKAHGNTALHMAAALPPGPPQEAIVRHLLAAGADPTLRNLENEQPVHLLRPGPGPEGLRQLLKRSRAAPQACPLRTETQNLD, encoded by the exons ATGAGAGGATGCCGCATCTATGGCATGCATGGGCAGGATG TGAGTCGGACTGAGCGCAGCCACTGCCCAACACAGACCGTGAAGAAGCTCCTGGAAGAACAGAGGCGCCGTCAGCAGCAGCCTGAGGCTGGTGGGGTTCCG GGCCACTTCTCCCCTCCCCTGGCCCAGCCACTGAACCCATCTGTGaacgaggcagaagcag gccacacccacttcccCACCTTCCAAGAGACCGTGGATTCAGGACCTGGCAACCTGGCTCCCCCTTCAGGCTTTCCAGACTGggaccccagcacccatgctacTTATACAGATGGCTGTTGCCCATACTCTGCTGCTGAAAGCTTCCTAACTCCTGATTTCTACCCACCATCAGACCCAGGGCGCTCAGGCCCATTTCCCCTGGGGATGGAG GACTCTCTGGATACCCGGCTGTATACAGAACATTCCCTGTCACAGGTAGGATCCTGGAGAGTCTCTAGCCTCCCCTCAGGATCTCCACAGTTGCCTCCGTCCACTGTACCCTCCCTGGAGACAGCCCGAGCTCACGTGTTGGCTTTAGGGCCGCAACAGCTACTGGCCCAGGATGAGGAAGGAGACAC GCTCTTACACCTGTTTGCGGCTCGGGGGCTGCGCTGGGCAGCGTATGCTGTAGCAGAGGTATTACAGATGTACCGACAGCTGGATATTCGTGAGCATAAAGGCAAG ACTcctctcctggtggcagctgccGCCAACCAGCCACTGATTGTGGAAGACCTACTGAGCCTGGGAGCAGAGGCTAATGCTACCGACCATCAAGGCCGTTCCGTCTTGCATGTGGCTGCCACATACGGGCTCCCAGGAGTCCTTTCG GCTGTGTTTAAATCAGGCATTCAAGTGGACCTGGAAGCCAGAGACTTCGAAG GCCTTACCCCCCTCCACACAGCCATCCTGGCTCTCAATGCTGCTACGCCCACATCTAGCGTCTGTCCGAGGATAATGAGTCCCCAAGCCCGAGACAGACTGACTTGTGTGCAGATGTTGCTGCAAATGGGTGCCAGTCACACCAGCCAG GAGATCAAGAGCAACAAGACCATTCTGCACTtggctgtccaggctgccaacccTACCCTGGTTCAGCTGCTACTGGGGCTGCCGAGAGGGGACCTGCGGGCCTTTGTCAATATGAAG GCCCATGGGAACACAGCCCTCCATATGGCGGCTGCCCTGCCCCCTGGGCCGCCCCAGGAGGCCATTGTGAGGCATCTGCTGGCAGCTGGAGCAGACCCAACGCTGCGCAACCTGGAGAATGAGCAGCCTGTTCATTTGCTGCGACCTGGCCCGGGCCCTGAGGGG CTCCGGCAGCTGTTGAAGAGGAGCCGAGCGGCACCCCAGGCTTGTCCTCTCAGGACTGAAACCCAGAACCTGGACTGA
- the Hcst gene encoding hematopoietic cell signal transducer isoform X2, which yields MTPPGHLLFLLLLPVAASQTPAGSCSGCGPLSLPLLAGLVAADAVLSLIIVGVVFVCMRPHSRPAQDGRVYINMPGRS from the exons ATGACCCCTCCAGGCCACCTCTtgttcctgcttctgctcccag TGGCTGCGAGTCAGACGCCAGCAG GTTCCTGCTCAGGATGTGGGCCTCTGTCCCTGCCACTCCTGGCAGGCCTGGTGGCTGCAGATGCGGTCTTGTCTCTCATAATCGTGGGGgtggtgtttgtatgtatgcGCCCACACAGCAGGCCTGCCCAAG ATGGTAGAGTCTACATCAACATGCCTGGCCGAAGCTGA
- the Hcst gene encoding hematopoietic cell signal transducer isoform X1 — translation MTPPGHLLFLLLLPVAASQTPAGSCSGCGPLSLPLLAGLVAADAVLSLIIVGVVFVCMRPHSRPAQEDGRVYINMPGRS, via the exons ATGACCCCTCCAGGCCACCTCTtgttcctgcttctgctcccag TGGCTGCGAGTCAGACGCCAGCAG GTTCCTGCTCAGGATGTGGGCCTCTGTCCCTGCCACTCCTGGCAGGCCTGGTGGCTGCAGATGCGGTCTTGTCTCTCATAATCGTGGGGgtggtgtttgtatgtatgcGCCCACACAGCAGGCCTGCCCAAG AAGATGGTAGAGTCTACATCAACATGCCTGGCCGAAGCTGA
- the LOC118583196 gene encoding TYRO protein tyrosine kinase-binding protein — protein MGALGPSWHLLFLPVLLAVGGLSPVQAQSDCNCSPVSPGVLAGIVLGDLVLTLLIALAVYSLGRLIPRGRGAGEGTRKQRIAETESPYQELQGQRPDVYSDLNTQRQYYR, from the exons ATGGGGGCCCTGGGGCCCTCCTGGCACCTTCTgttccttcctgtcctcctggCTGTGGGAG gaTTAAGTCCCGTCCAGGCCCAGAGTG ATTGCAACTGCTCTCCGGTGAGCCCGGGTGTGCTGGCTGGGATCGTGCTGGGTGACTTGGTGCTGACGTTGCTCATCGCCCTGGCTGTATACTCTCTGGGACGCCTGATCCCTCGAGGCcgaggggctggggagg gGACCCGGAAACAGCGCATTGCAGAGACAGAGTCACCTTATCAG GAGCTTCAGGGTCAGAGACCAGACGTCTACAGTGACCTCAACACACAGAGGCAGTATTACCGATGA